A single region of the Oscillospiraceae bacterium genome encodes:
- a CDS encoding DegT/DnrJ/EryC1/StrS family aminotransferase, translating into MMNERLINELAINGGPKAVPNPLPPRGHFGAEEKAAANRIIDEAISKGVAPGYGGPEEEIFCKEFSEMMGGGYADAVNGGTTAVFVALRALEPEPFSEVVVGPITDPGGIMPIVMANCIPVVADAYPGSFNTNLEAVKKAVTNRTSVIIIPHIAGEPAEIDKICEFAKSKGIKIVEDCAQAHGAKLNGKLVGTFGDIAAYSMMFGKHTCMGGQGGVVFTKDEDLYWKVRRYSDRGKPFGLPTGSTNCVASLNFNGDELGCAIGREQIKKTAAIAEGRRRVINKILSEIAEVKALRQPEFIPGSEPSFWFWRLLFDDSTVNCTKQEFGKAVAAECNMNVLPDYPGLPFTFDWFQNQRAFGTGHFPWSAPQNISGNKITNLDDMPVAKKSIEDTILFYIFESWSDEDCVNVAKAIKKVYNAYKK; encoded by the coding sequence ATGATGAATGAGCGTTTGATCAATGAATTGGCTATCAACGGAGGTCCCAAAGCCGTACCGAATCCATTGCCGCCGAGAGGGCATTTCGGTGCCGAGGAAAAGGCCGCTGCAAACCGTATCATCGACGAGGCCATTTCAAAAGGCGTCGCACCGGGATACGGCGGTCCCGAAGAGGAAATTTTCTGTAAAGAATTCTCCGAGATGATGGGCGGCGGGTATGCCGACGCGGTCAACGGCGGAACTACGGCGGTATTCGTCGCACTCCGCGCTCTGGAACCCGAGCCGTTTTCCGAAGTCGTCGTCGGCCCGATCACCGATCCGGGCGGAATCATGCCGATTGTGATGGCCAACTGCATCCCAGTGGTGGCGGACGCCTATCCGGGCTCTTTCAATACCAATCTCGAAGCTGTTAAAAAAGCCGTCACCAACCGCACGTCTGTGATTATCATCCCGCATATCGCCGGCGAACCTGCTGAAATTGATAAAATTTGTGAATTCGCAAAATCCAAAGGGATAAAAATCGTCGAGGACTGTGCGCAAGCACACGGCGCAAAACTAAACGGTAAATTGGTCGGCACCTTCGGCGATATCGCTGCCTATTCAATGATGTTCGGCAAGCATACCTGCATGGGCGGACAAGGCGGCGTGGTTTTCACGAAAGACGAGGATTTATATTGGAAAGTCCGTCGGTATTCCGACCGTGGTAAACCGTTCGGCCTGCCCACCGGAAGCACCAACTGTGTCGCTTCGTTAAACTTCAACGGAGACGAACTGGGCTGCGCCATCGGACGCGAACAGATTAAAAAGACTGCTGCAATCGCCGAGGGCAGACGCAGAGTTATCAATAAGATCCTCTCCGAAATAGCCGAGGTCAAAGCGCTCCGTCAGCCCGAATTCATCCCCGGATCGGAACCGTCGTTTTGGTTTTGGAGACTGTTGTTCGACGACAGCACCGTTAACTGTACCAAACAGGAATTCGGCAAAGCGGTTGCCGCTGAGTGCAATATGAACGTGCTGCCCGATTATCCCGGACTGCCGTTTACCTTTGATTGGTTTCAAAATCAACGCGCATTCGGCACAGGGCATTTCCCATGGTCCGCACCGCAAAATATCAGCGGAAACAAGATCACAAATCTTGACGATATGCCCGTCGCCAAAAAATCAATCGAAGATACGATTTTGTTCTATATTTTCGAAAGCTGGAGCGATGAGGACTGTGTAAACGTCGCAAAGGCCATTAAAAAAGTATATAACGCCTACAAAAAATAA
- the phoU gene encoding phosphate signaling complex protein PhoU produces the protein MRIKFDEQLQALNNDLIIMGALCEDGIACSVKSLLDSDISLAENAIKIEKEIDQKERDIETLCMKLLLQQQPVASDLRLISSALKMVTDMERIGDQAADIAELVTYTDLSDSKNDIHIADMAKAVIKMVTDSIDAFVKHDLELAQSVIAYDDIVDDLFLKIKSDLIELIALNKQSGEVALDTMMIAKYLERIGDHATNIAEWVVFAITGKHVGENV, from the coding sequence ATGCGCATCAAATTTGACGAGCAGCTTCAGGCGCTGAATAACGACCTGATCATCATGGGCGCGTTGTGCGAAGACGGGATTGCATGTTCGGTCAAATCCCTGTTGGATTCCGATATTTCACTCGCCGAAAACGCCATTAAAATTGAAAAGGAAATCGATCAGAAAGAGCGTGATATCGAAACGCTCTGTATGAAACTGCTCTTGCAGCAGCAGCCGGTGGCCAGCGATCTGCGTCTCATTTCTTCGGCGCTTAAAATGGTGACCGATATGGAGCGTATCGGCGACCAAGCGGCCGATATCGCCGAACTGGTCACGTATACCGATTTGTCGGATTCCAAAAACGACATCCACATTGCGGATATGGCCAAAGCCGTCATCAAAATGGTCACAGACAGCATCGACGCCTTTGTCAAACACGATCTCGAACTTGCACAGTCGGTCATCGCATATGACGACATCGTAGATGACCTTTTCCTGAAAATCAAAAGCGATCTGATCGAACTGATTGCGTTGAATAAACAGAGCGGGGAAGTTGCGCTCGACACCATGATGATTGCAAAATACCTTGAACGTATCGGCGATCATGCGACCAACATCGCGGAATGGGTGGTTTTCGCAATCACCGGAAAACATGTTGGCGAAAACGTTTGA
- a CDS encoding response regulator transcription factor, translating into MIIVVEDDRGIRELVVYTLQNTGFKAMGCENAQELYTVLKTEKPQLILLDIMLPGEDGISILKRLRQNAAMKKVPIIMLTAKGAEYDKVIGLDSGADDYITKPFGMMEMISRIKAVLRRAEETNDDVVYAFHNIVLNVKAHSISVNGSAVEVTLKEFELLRLLMKNAGTVLTRDMLLENIWGYGFDGETRTVDVHIGTLRSKLGDSGELIETVRGVGYRIGNEV; encoded by the coding sequence ATGATTATTGTCGTTGAAGACGACCGCGGAATCCGCGAATTGGTCGTCTATACCCTCCAAAATACCGGTTTTAAGGCCATGGGCTGTGAAAACGCGCAGGAACTCTATACGGTACTGAAAACCGAAAAACCGCAGTTGATCCTGCTTGACATCATGCTGCCGGGCGAGGACGGGATTTCCATTCTCAAGCGGCTGCGCCAAAATGCGGCGATGAAAAAAGTCCCGATCATCATGCTCACCGCAAAAGGCGCCGAATACGACAAAGTGATCGGGCTGGATTCCGGTGCGGATGATTACATCACCAAACCCTTTGGTATGATGGAGATGATTTCCCGTATCAAAGCCGTATTGCGGCGCGCGGAAGAGACCAACGACGATGTAGTCTACGCCTTTCACAACATCGTTTTAAATGTCAAAGCGCATTCGATTTCCGTCAACGGTTCCGCCGTTGAGGTGACGCTGAAAGAATTTGAATTACTGCGCCTCCTGATGAAAAACGCAGGCACCGTCTTAACGCGGGATATGCTGCTTGAAAACATCTGGGGATACGGGTTTGACGGCGAGACAAGAACGGTGGACGTACATATCGGCACGCTTCGTTCAAAATTGGGTGACAGCGGAGAGCTGATCGAAACCGTCCGCGGCGTGGGTTATCGAATCGGAAACGAAGTTTGA
- the pyrR gene encoding bifunctional pyr operon transcriptional regulator/uracil phosphoribosyltransferase PyrR, whose amino-acid sequence MKLKFKVMDADAMNRALIRIAHEIVEKNKGTDDLCFIGIRRRGVPLAKALSKIIKQFENTEIPVGILDITLYRDDLTLTAQDPVVNSTDIPFDMNGKKVILVDDVLFTGRTARAAIDAVFSFGRPANIQLIALIDRGHRELPIRADYVGKNIPTALTELVAVKLPEFDEEEGVYLYEI is encoded by the coding sequence ATGAAGCTTAAATTCAAAGTAATGGACGCAGACGCGATGAATCGCGCTCTTATCCGCATCGCCCATGAAATCGTAGAAAAAAACAAGGGCACCGATGATTTGTGTTTTATCGGGATACGGCGCAGAGGCGTCCCGCTTGCAAAAGCGCTTTCAAAAATCATCAAGCAGTTTGAAAACACCGAAATCCCCGTGGGAATACTTGACATCACATTATACCGCGACGACCTGACGCTTACTGCACAGGATCCGGTGGTAAACAGCACAGACATTCCGTTCGACATGAACGGCAAGAAAGTCATTTTAGTGGATGATGTGCTTTTTACCGGACGGACTGCAAGAGCGGCGATCGATGCGGTATTTTCTTTCGGAAGACCGGCGAACATTCAACTGATTGCATTGATAGACCGCGGACATCGAGAACTGCCGATCCGTGCAGATTATGTGGGCAAGAACATTCCGACAGCGTTAACGGAATTGGTCGCAGTAAAATTACCGGAATTCGACGAAGAAGAGGGGGTTTATCTCTACGAAATTTGA
- a CDS encoding HAD family hydrolase, producing the protein MKIKLIVCDLDRTLLKTDKSISERSVAAFEKCKPNGIMTAIATARSEWASKRICDILKPDVCILNSGGLVMYQGTELYKRMLSADTTDGIITELVNNPVVGDIAVATQDRYLVSYTSPPDHPDYANGIIYNFRKPLSVPTYKITAEVFGSKLGHEIAAKYPNCSYVSYIGELWGKFAHFEAEKMTALEAVLPRLGIIAAQVAAFGDDMVDLELIKRCGVGVAVENAIPEIKEAADEITGSNDENGVADWIEKNLLF; encoded by the coding sequence ATGAAGATAAAATTGATCGTTTGTGATTTGGACCGTACATTGCTGAAAACCGATAAATCAATATCCGAACGCTCTGTCGCGGCTTTTGAAAAATGCAAACCCAATGGAATAATGACTGCAATCGCCACGGCTCGTTCGGAATGGGCTTCAAAACGGATCTGTGATATCTTAAAACCGGATGTCTGTATTTTAAACAGCGGCGGTCTGGTAATGTATCAGGGCACGGAACTTTACAAACGAATGCTTTCGGCAGACACAACGGACGGCATTATTACGGAATTGGTAAACAATCCCGTCGTCGGTGATATCGCTGTCGCCACACAAGACCGTTATCTGGTCAGCTACACTTCCCCGCCCGATCACCCGGATTACGCCAACGGTATCATATATAATTTCAGAAAACCACTTAGTGTTCCGACATATAAAATTACAGCGGAAGTTTTCGGCAGCAAACTCGGTCATGAAATCGCAGCAAAGTATCCAAACTGCAGCTATGTCAGTTATATCGGTGAACTGTGGGGAAAATTCGCGCACTTCGAGGCCGAAAAAATGACTGCACTTGAGGCCGTTCTCCCGCGGCTCGGAATCATAGCGGCGCAGGTCGCGGCTTTCGGTGATGACATGGTCGATTTGGAACTGATCAAACGCTGTGGTGTCGGCGTCGCGGTAGAAAACGCCATTCCCGAAATCAAAGAAGCCGCCGATGAAATCACCGGCAGCAACGATGAGAATGGCGTAGCCGACTGGATTGAGAAGAACCTGTTGTTTTAG
- a CDS encoding amidohydrolase family protein, whose protein sequence is MRIDDHNHADWYGYNFDRFIENMDERGIDITWLLSWECPDDEFDPNTLHVFAHKPGVGPVPFENCLAYKLKAPDRFVLGYAPDPRKPGAIDRLKSMKSLYDVRVYGEIKLRMMYDNYDAIRMFRYCGEQGMPVLVHLDYEFDKGGHPFPNWWYGGGIDAFERAIAKCPETNFLGHAPGFWAHISGDDQFDKDPYPTGKVQPGGKIIEMLEKYPNFYCDMSAGSGANALDRDHEFSRKFLIDYQDRVLYGRDWFDNRHQEVLATLNLPQEVLDKIYYKNALKLVPLD, encoded by the coding sequence ATGAGAATTGACGATCACAATCATGCCGACTGGTATGGATATAACTTTGACAGATTTATTGAAAACATGGATGAACGGGGAATTGATATCACATGGCTTCTTTCATGGGAGTGTCCGGACGATGAATTTGATCCCAACACGCTGCATGTGTTTGCACATAAACCGGGCGTTGGACCCGTCCCGTTTGAAAATTGTCTGGCTTATAAGTTGAAGGCTCCCGACCGCTTTGTACTCGGTTATGCGCCCGATCCGAGAAAACCCGGCGCAATCGATCGGTTAAAATCGATGAAATCCCTGTATGATGTTCGGGTTTACGGAGAAATCAAACTTCGTATGATGTACGATAATTATGACGCAATCCGTATGTTCCGATATTGCGGAGAGCAGGGCATGCCGGTTCTGGTTCATCTGGATTATGAGTTTGACAAAGGCGGGCATCCGTTTCCCAACTGGTGGTACGGCGGCGGCATCGATGCGTTTGAACGTGCCATTGCCAAATGCCCCGAGACCAATTTTCTGGGACATGCTCCCGGTTTCTGGGCGCATATCTCAGGCGATGACCAATTTGATAAAGATCCGTATCCTACCGGGAAAGTGCAGCCGGGCGGTAAAATTATCGAGATGCTCGAGAAATACCCGAACTTCTATTGTGATATGTCGGCGGGTTCGGGCGCAAACGCACTCGACCGCGATCATGAATTTTCACGAAAATTTTTAATTGATTATCAAGACCGTGTTCTTTACGGGCGTGACTGGTTCGATAACCGCCATCAGGAAGTTTTGGCCACGCTCAATCTGCCTCAAGAGGTTTTAGACAAAATCTATTACAAGAACGCGTTAAAGCTCGTTCCGCTGGATTGA
- a CDS encoding solute carrier family 23 protein translates to MKLIYDVKDKPKFGQLLLFALQQLLAIMAATLVVPIIVNNSGATNLEMDPAAALLGAGVGTLIYLLFTKGRSPVFLGSSFAFMTAMFSATAFGYFGIIAGAILAGLVYVIIAAIIKIVGTKWVSKLMPPVVIGPTVALIGLSLAGSAVGNLTKASATGQTYNLIAILCGLITLAVTVVCATYGKKLSKLIPFIIGILAGYAAASVFTVIGNATGVEYLKIINFSALQTNFAPVTFESFIHVPKFAFVQAITEAPNFDWANMGTIALLYMPVAFVVFAEHIADHKNLSSIIERDLLEDPGLSRTLMGDGVGSMVGAFFGSCPNTTYGESIGCVAITRNASVYSILYAAAGAIILSFLSPFVAFINTIPDCVMGGVCIALYGFIAVSGLRMFKEVDLNKNRNLFVVSVILITGVGGLALNFGKITITEIAAALILGILTNVLLSGKSAQEE, encoded by the coding sequence ATGAAACTCATCTACGACGTCAAAGACAAGCCAAAGTTCGGACAACTGCTGCTATTCGCACTTCAGCAGTTACTGGCAATCATGGCCGCGACCCTGGTCGTTCCGATCATCGTGAACAACTCGGGTGCAACAAACCTCGAAATGGATCCCGCGGCGGCACTTCTCGGTGCAGGCGTAGGCACTTTGATTTACCTCCTGTTTACAAAAGGCAGAAGCCCGGTTTTCTTGGGAAGCTCGTTTGCCTTTATGACCGCAATGTTCTCGGCGACAGCCTTCGGCTATTTCGGAATTATCGCAGGTGCTATTTTGGCCGGTCTCGTCTATGTCATCATCGCAGCTATCATCAAAATTGTCGGCACCAAATGGGTTTCCAAACTCATGCCTCCAGTCGTTATCGGTCCGACGGTTGCTCTGATCGGACTTTCTCTGGCGGGCAGTGCGGTCGGTAACCTCACAAAAGCTTCCGCAACCGGTCAGACATATAATCTGATTGCAATTCTCTGCGGTCTGATCACACTGGCGGTAACCGTTGTCTGCGCCACTTATGGCAAAAAACTTTCCAAGCTGATTCCGTTCATCATCGGTATTCTGGCCGGATATGCAGCTGCTTCCGTCTTTACAGTCATCGGAAATGCAACCGGCGTCGAATATCTGAAAATCATCAATTTCTCCGCACTTCAGACGAACTTTGCCCCGGTGACATTTGAAAGCTTTATCCATGTTCCGAAGTTTGCATTTGTTCAGGCGATCACCGAAGCGCCGAATTTCGACTGGGCCAATATGGGCACGATCGCATTGCTTTATATGCCGGTTGCCTTCGTTGTCTTTGCCGAACATATCGCTGACCATAAAAATCTTTCTTCCATCATCGAAAGAGACCTGCTTGAAGATCCGGGCCTTTCGCGCACCCTTATGGGCGACGGTGTCGGTTCCATGGTCGGCGCATTCTTCGGCAGCTGCCCGAACACGACTTATGGCGAATCCATCGGCTGCGTAGCCATTACGAGAAATGCTTCGGTTTACAGCATTCTTTATGCTGCGGCCGGTGCGATTATCCTTTCGTTCCTAAGCCCGTTTGTGGCCTTCATCAACACGATTCCGGATTGCGTAATGGGTGGTGTCTGTATCGCACTCTACGGCTTCATCGCTGTCAGCGGCTTAAGGATGTTTAAAGAAGTTGACCTCAACAAGAACCGCAACCTGTTCGTCGTCAGCGTTATCTTAATCACAGGCGTCGGCGGTCTTGCACTGAACTTCGGAAAAATCACGATCACCGAAATCGCCGCAGCGTTGATTCTCGGCATTCTGACCAACGTCCTCCTTTCCGGTAAATCCGCACAGGAAGAATAA
- a CDS encoding HAD hydrolase-like protein, with translation MIILQPHEKRSIKCAIFDFDGTLSTLRCGWEEVMRPLMYECITGDKQLSESERERIKADIYAYVDESTGIQTIGQMKWLTNAVKEYGFNPGASDDPWFYKAEYNHRLMEHVAVERDKLINGEIKPETYLIRGSEAFLKTLKSHGIKLFAASGTDEEDVIKEATALGLAKYFDEIAGSKPHSEQCSKDEVIKKLLKENSEMIVIGDGKVEIRLGRENGALTLGVASDEQARQGINPVKGKRLTVSGAHAIVGDFGDLDEIMEWML, from the coding sequence ATGATCATCTTACAGCCCCATGAAAAAAGATCAATCAAATGCGCCATCTTTGATTTCGACGGAACACTTTCGACGCTGCGCTGCGGCTGGGAAGAGGTCATGCGCCCGTTGATGTACGAATGCATCACAGGCGATAAACAACTTTCCGAATCAGAAAGAGAACGAATTAAAGCAGATATTTATGCTTATGTCGACGAATCGACCGGCATCCAGACTATCGGACAGATGAAATGGCTCACTAATGCTGTAAAGGAATACGGCTTTAATCCGGGCGCATCGGATGATCCGTGGTTTTATAAGGCCGAATATAATCATCGGCTGATGGAACATGTCGCCGTAGAACGTGACAAGCTGATCAATGGCGAAATTAAACCCGAGACCTATCTGATCCGCGGCTCGGAAGCGTTTTTGAAAACGCTGAAAAGTCATGGGATCAAACTTTTCGCCGCCAGCGGAACCGATGAAGAAGACGTGATTAAAGAGGCGACCGCACTCGGCCTTGCAAAATATTTCGACGAAATCGCCGGTTCGAAACCGCATTCGGAACAGTGTTCTAAAGATGAGGTCATCAAAAAGCTGTTAAAAGAGAATAGTGAGATGATCGTAATCGGCGACGGTAAAGTTGAAATCCGCTTGGGCCGTGAAAATGGTGCGCTGACACTCGGTGTTGCCTCGGATGAACAGGCGAGGCAGGGAATAAACCCCGTAAAGGGAAAGCGCCTTACAGTATCCGGTGCACATGCGATTGTCGGCGACTTCGGAGATCTTGATGAAATCATGGAGTGGATGTTATGA
- a CDS encoding ATP-binding protein, with protein sequence MKRRIFWSIFLTSFLLLTLTVTAVMGTVYNQFTDERKAEIKTETGYIISAYDEEDISYLRQIGINSENRISLVAPNGTVIYDSFVDASTLENHADRPEIISALEIGNGESTRASATLGQKTYYYAVLLDDGNVLRLAATMNSMATIIDNTATIIFIILIFALVIIIVTANLLTKHIVAPINKINPEDPLSSDAYEEFSPLIVSIDKRNKKIDDQIRVLSEKQREFSEVTDGMSEALVIFGADRKILSANRSAKHVFSSYEPEGIGYLEFCRDMAYIHVVEEAFLGRPAQEKFRRDGHIYRLSADPVGESNEFAAVLFVTDITDSERAEQIRREFSANVSHELKTPLTSILGYAEIMRNGVAKPEDFPRFTKQIYDEAGRLLSLIEDIIKLSKLDEGGLKQEFRKTDLYEICESVVSELSQKAQNADVILELQGDHLAVNGIENTLHEMIFNLCDNAIIYNRKGGSVLIDLSTVQGHPVLSVKDTGIGIAPEHQSRVFERFYRIDKSHSKATGGTGLGLSIVKHGALLHGAEVKLTSTLGQGTEINIIFP encoded by the coding sequence ATGAAGCGGAGAATTTTTTGGAGCATATTTCTGACGTCTTTTTTACTGCTTACTTTAACGGTAACTGCCGTGATGGGAACCGTTTATAATCAGTTCACCGACGAACGCAAAGCTGAAATTAAAACCGAAACCGGATATATTATAAGCGCCTATGACGAAGAGGATATTTCATATCTCCGGCAAATCGGCATCAACAGCGAAAACCGTATTTCTCTGGTTGCGCCGAACGGCACGGTTATATATGATAGTTTTGTCGACGCTTCCACGCTCGAAAATCACGCCGACAGGCCCGAAATCATCTCCGCACTGGAAATCGGAAACGGTGAATCTACCCGCGCTTCTGCCACCCTCGGGCAAAAAACCTATTATTACGCCGTATTATTGGACGACGGGAATGTGCTGCGTCTTGCGGCGACCATGAATAGCATGGCGACCATCATCGACAACACCGCCACTATTATTTTTATCATCTTGATTTTTGCGCTGGTAATCATCATCGTCACCGCCAATCTGCTGACAAAGCACATCGTTGCGCCGATTAACAAAATCAATCCCGAAGATCCGCTTTCTTCTGATGCTTATGAGGAATTTTCACCGTTGATTGTCAGCATTGATAAGCGGAACAAGAAAATTGACGATCAGATTCGTGTGCTGTCCGAAAAACAACGGGAATTTTCCGAAGTCACCGACGGCATGAGCGAGGCGCTGGTGATTTTCGGCGCGGACCGTAAAATTTTATCGGCAAACCGCAGCGCAAAACATGTGTTCTCCTCCTATGAACCGGAGGGTATCGGGTATTTGGAATTCTGCCGCGATATGGCCTATATCCACGTTGTCGAAGAGGCGTTTTTAGGGCGTCCGGCGCAGGAGAAATTCCGCCGCGACGGCCATATTTACCGGTTGTCCGCAGACCCGGTCGGCGAGAGCAACGAATTTGCCGCCGTGCTGTTTGTCACGGATATCACTGATTCGGAACGCGCCGAACAAATCCGCAGAGAATTCTCCGCAAATGTTTCACACGAGCTGAAAACCCCGCTGACCTCGATTTTGGGCTATGCAGAGATCATGCGCAACGGCGTCGCGAAACCCGAGGATTTCCCGCGCTTCACCAAACAGATTTACGACGAAGCCGGCCGGCTTCTTTCGCTGATCGAAGACATTATCAAACTTTCCAAGCTTGACGAGGGTGGTTTAAAACAGGAATTTCGGAAAACGGATCTCTATGAGATCTGCGAGAGCGTCGTTTCCGAGCTCTCGCAAAAGGCCCAAAACGCCGATGTCATACTGGAATTGCAGGGCGATCATCTGGCTGTCAACGGTATTGAAAACACGCTGCACGAGATGATTTTCAATCTCTGCGACAATGCGATCATCTATAACAGAAAAGGCGGTTCGGTGCTGATTGATTTAAGCACGGTGCAGGGGCATCCTGTACTCTCTGTTAAGGATACCGGCATCGGCATCGCGCCGGAACATCAGAGCCGGGTTTTCGAACGATTTTATCGAATCGATAAGAGCCATTCAAAAGCCACCGGCGGCACAGGTCTCGGCCTGTCGATCGTCAAACACGGCGCGTTGCTGCACGGTGCGGAAGTCAAATTAACCAGTACGCTGGGACAGGGCACCGAAATCAATATTATATTCCCGTAA
- a CDS encoding tetratricopeptide repeat protein: MSLHSITHEDVAELLKKIIIARTQATEEKNDETLTQLAKKQAETAEAYLLTDDIEQSRHYFTYSSETLEQISDLCVKVDFYERIGKAFTRAGKFSDASGYFLKAVTAYETVPQDTPERRNELALLYKFCASAMLKTRHIDDAVALLTKRRDMLKNAYKEAVILSDLLGWADALYDLGSAYSHYEAFDAALKLYDEAISLYNTAERDFKADSRREIANCLISIGGIYELNKDYQSALEQFEKALEINRRLAIRDGDESSLKHLSASCTHTAELYEMMERLVDALALFREKADVNLRLSKLKPVIEAPEILFLVPSENFAQRLERLESKLPWYSLLFEMDNPGHDKLYITYYTMGRFTEELARKNNRPELYDESLKLFEASESILNTLTEEFSDLKLDAQLREIKSAVKRIHSYINQKGEFEE, encoded by the coding sequence ATGAGTTTGCATTCAATCACGCATGAAGACGTTGCAGAATTATTAAAGAAGATTATCATCGCTCGCACACAAGCAACGGAAGAGAAAAATGACGAAACTTTGACTCAGTTGGCGAAAAAACAAGCCGAAACTGCAGAAGCTTATTTGCTGACAGACGACATCGAACAGTCCAGACACTATTTTACATATTCATCAGAGACGCTGGAACAGATCTCAGATCTTTGCGTCAAAGTGGATTTTTACGAACGCATCGGAAAGGCTTTTACCCGTGCGGGAAAGTTTTCTGACGCTTCGGGTTATTTTTTAAAAGCTGTAACGGCTTATGAAACTGTTCCGCAGGATACACCTGAGAGAAGAAACGAACTCGCACTGCTTTACAAATTCTGTGCATCGGCCATGTTAAAAACCCGCCATATCGACGATGCCGTTGCGCTGTTGACAAAAAGACGGGACATGTTAAAAAACGCTTATAAAGAAGCCGTTATTTTGTCCGATTTGTTGGGGTGGGCTGACGCTCTTTACGATCTCGGCAGCGCATACAGCCATTACGAAGCTTTTGATGCGGCTTTGAAATTATACGATGAAGCCATTTCGCTTTATAATACCGCGGAGAGAGATTTTAAGGCCGATTCACGCAGAGAGATTGCAAATTGCCTGATCAGTATCGGCGGAATTTATGAGTTGAATAAAGACTATCAATCGGCTCTTGAACAATTTGAAAAAGCACTGGAGATCAACCGGCGGCTTGCCATCAGAGACGGAGACGAATCCTCACTGAAACACTTATCCGCAAGCTGTACACATACGGCGGAGCTCTATGAAATGATGGAGCGCTTAGTTGACGCGCTGGCACTTTTTCGTGAAAAAGCCGATGTCAATCTTCGCCTTTCAAAACTCAAACCCGTGATTGAAGCACCCGAAATTCTTTTTCTCGTACCATCCGAAAATTTTGCTCAACGGCTCGAACGGCTTGAATCAAAACTACCTTGGTATTCGTTGCTCTTTGAAATGGACAATCCGGGCCACGACAAATTATATATCACCTATTATACAATGGGACGTTTTACCGAAGAACTTGCAAGAAAGAATAATCGTCCGGAGCTATATGACGAATCATTAAAACTGTTTGAAGCATCTGAATCCATTTTAAACACACTTACCGAAGAATTTTCAGATTTAAAACTGGATGCCCAACTGCGTGAAATTAAATCTGCAGTCAAAAGAATTCATTCATATATTAATCAAAAAGGGGAATTTGAAGAATAA
- the pstB gene encoding phosphate ABC transporter ATP-binding protein PstB: MDKYNIEQLNLFYGNFQALKNVDLTIQSKEITAFIGPSGCGKSTLLKSLNRMNDLIEGCRIEGKVLLDGEDIYDRKMDVNLLRKRVGMVFQKPNPFPMSVYDNIAYGPRTHGVKQKAKLDEIVEKSLVDAAIWDEVKDRLKKSALGLSGGQQQRLCIARALAVEPEVLLMDEPTSALDPISTSKIEDLVTELKKWYSIVIVTHNMQQATRISDKTAFFLLGEVIEYGDTEALFSTPKNKKTEDYITGRFG; the protein is encoded by the coding sequence ATGGATAAATACAACATCGAACAACTGAATTTATTTTACGGAAATTTTCAAGCCCTGAAAAACGTCGATCTGACGATTCAGAGCAAAGAAATCACCGCCTTTATCGGCCCGTCCGGCTGCGGCAAGTCCACGCTTTTAAAATCCCTGAACCGGATGAACGATCTGATCGAGGGCTGCCGCATCGAGGGCAAAGTCCTGTTGGACGGCGAGGACATCTACGACCGCAAAATGGACGTCAACCTGCTCCGGAAACGGGTGGGCATGGTCTTTCAAAAGCCCAATCCCTTTCCGATGAGCGTTTATGATAACATCGCATACGGGCCCCGAACCCACGGCGTCAAACAGAAAGCAAAACTTGACGAAATCGTCGAAAAATCGCTTGTGGACGCGGCGATCTGGGACGAAGTCAAAGACCGGTTGAAAAAATCGGCACTCGGACTTTCCGGCGGCCAGCAGCAGCGTCTCTGCATCGCGAGGGCGCTTGCCGTCGAGCCGGAGGTACTTTTGATGGACGAACCGACCTCCGCACTCGACCCGATCTCGACCAGTAAAATAGAAGACCTTGTCACCGAGCTTAAAAAATGGTATTCTATTGTCATCGTGACCCACAACATGCAGCAGGCAACCCGAATTTCCGATAAAACAGCGTTTTTCCTGCTCGGTGAGGTCATTGAATACGGAGATACAGAAGCATTGTTCTCAACACCGAAAAACAAAAAAACAGAAGATTATATTACAGGGAGGTTCGGATAA